The genomic window CTGGCATGGCGTTCCAAAGCAGTTTGCGCCTCGAGGAAGTACAAACGCGCGTCGATGACGGTTTCGTGCGTCGGTACGAATTCACCTACGAGCAAAGCGAAACCACGGGCCACACGAGGTTCGTTTCGGCGCAAGAATGCGGCGCAGATGGCGCATGCACACCAGAAATACGCCTTCCAATACGCAAATGTACGTGCTGGATCTGAGCACGTCGCGACGACGATAGCGGCGCCCATCGCTACTTGCGAGCTACATGCTCGCGGACGTCAATGGCGACGGGCTGGATGACCTGCTCTCACGCCGGATACGACGGCATTCTCGACGCCGACGAATCCCATCACGGAATGGCGCATCGCGCGAAATCAAGGCAATCAGTTCGCCGCGCCGAAAGTGGCCTTTCGTGCAGGAATGCATCCTTCGTGCAAGATGCGCAAGGTCCATCGGATCCCGCACCGTTCCAGCCGGAGCTCGGGGTCGCTGTCGACTACAACCAAGACGGGCGAATGGATGTATTGCTTTCATTGACGTTTATGGAACCGAAACAACCATATCGTGCTGCTATCGAAAGCAGACGGCAATATTCGGAAGAGGTTTGACACGCAAATCCAGCGCCCATTTCTCTCGGACGTGCACCAAAACAGCTACGTGGGTCGGGTGGATCCGTATCTCGCAGACGTCGATGGCGACGGCGTCGGGGACCTATTTTCCTGCGAAGATCACGGCAGTTCGCCCGGAAGTGGGACTAAGCCAGTCCGCGTGGACGCTCCATCTTTGGCGGCCGGGTGGATTCGAGGGCAAAACGGAGTGTCCATCGACGCTTTCGCGGGGTTCAGTTGTGGCGTCGAGCTGCGCACGGTCGACGTGAATCGAACGGCAAGATCGACCTCGTTTTGCCGATGATCTGCATCGGAGGCACTCCAGCGACACAGACGACGACGTACAGCGCGCTCGAAAGGAACGCGGATTGCACGTGGAAAGCGTGGACACGAAATTGCGCATTCTCCACGCCCCGGATGCGCCATTTTTTCGCCGACGTCAACGCGGATGGTTTGCCCGATGCGATTGCATCCGGAGTATCGGACGGTCGTTTGCGCACGTGGATAATATGGATAGTTGCTTTTTGCAGAAAAACCCGCCTGACAGCTTGAAATGGGACGGGCTTTTCCGCAAGACACATACTTTCACCTCGCGACGCCGCTCGATTGGGATGGCGACGGTCCGCACTGACCTCCTGATGGCCATGAGCCCCAGAACTGCCGAAATGGTACATCTTTCAGCGACGAGCGGAACCAATACCTTCGAGCGAATTTGATGCAGGAATCCTGTTCCGGAAGCGCAGCTTCATGGCGGCGGTCACGCTGGCCGACCTCGCGGCCTCGTGTCGGTGACGTCAACGGTGACGGCGCGGCGGACGTCGTCGTGCTGTTCAACGGGAACGAGCTCCAGGTTTTTCAGAACAAGGCGTCCGATCCTGACGCTCGTTTTCGTTCTCCGATGGCCTGAATGACCATGATCCTGAGGATCCGAGCTTCATTCCGAACGTGTCGTGTCGTACGGCCATCTGACGGACGAATCCATCACGAATGGCGCGGGGGGGAATGGGAGTGGAGATGCACGGAAATCACGGCAATCGGACGAACATCCATGACGACATGGGTTCAACATCACATTGGCGAACGAGTATCAGGTGGCGTGCGTCGATTCGGCGTGAAGTATCGTGACGGCCGATATGATCGCCGTGGTCATGGTTTCCTTGGGTTTGGCGCTCGAATCGTCACGGATCTCGACACGAACGCAGGAACCGCGACGTTTTACGATAACGTGACGGCCGTCAAAGTCGGTGGCTGCGAGGTCTACCTGTTTGCAAATCAAGTGCATCGACAATGGCGCTGGGCTCCAGCGTTGCCGCAATGAATCCAAGCAAAACCGCGCCGAGCTTTCAGACGGCTGATATGGATGTCGACGTCGTGCCGACGAACAACGCGCAGACGTATTTCACGCTCGGCACTACGGGCATTTCGCTCGCGCCGCTTGCAGGGGACATTTTCCGTGGGCACGTCGTTCGAAACGTGGTCGCCGGCGTCGCGGCAAATCGAAAATGCGACGATGCTGTGGGACACGACCGTCGATGTCGCGGACTTCCGACGCATTCGGCAACGTGCTTGGCGTGAAGGGTATCCAATATTGGCGTTGACCTGAGCTACGAGATAACCCTGCATCGTCAATGACACCGCGCGGGCGGATTCTCGGGGCAAGTGCAAGAGCAGACGGAGTGCAGCAAAGCGGGCGTCGATGAACGGTGCCGCTTGTATACGTACACCACGAACGAGTTTGGCGAAGTCGAATCGAGCCGACGAGCGATAAAAGCATACCCGGCACGAAGCCTACACCGTCGAGTACGACAAACGCGACGAGTACGGCAACGTCGAGCACTTGACTGCGAAAGATGAATTCGGCCACGTGCGCGGCACGACGACGGTTTTCGACGAGGAAGGCGCGTGTTTCCGTCAAGGTGATCAACGCGCTCGAGCACGAAACTGCGCTGTCGACTATGACCGGCGATTCGGCGTATTGAGAAAAGAAACCGACCCGAACAAGCTGGTCACGGAATGGCAATATGACAGCCTTGGTCGTGAGACACTCGAAATGCGCCCTGATGGGTCGCAAACGACGACGACTTACGCGCGAGAAAGCGGCCGGAGTACGGCGGTTGTCGCAACGAATCACCACCACGGGCGGCGCCGATGACGAGCTTGTGTTCGATAGCCTTGGCCGACCCATTCGCACGTTTTCCCATGGCCCGACACCCGCGAGTCAAAGGGGAACACACCGCGGCGCATGCAGGTTTTCGGGTACGATCGGCCGAGCGGCAAAACGGCAAAACGCTCGATATTGGCCGCAGAAGGAACGCCGGACGATCAACTGCGGTTCGAGCGCCTTGAATTCGACTCCATCGGGCGCGAAACTCGGCACACGACGCCGCGGAATGCGACGACCACGACGACGCATGACGGGTTTGTCATCGACTCGGCGGATCTGACGATTACGCCACCCCGGCACAACCTCACGGAGCTCGACGGTTCGGGCGACCTGTCACGATCACCGACGCCAAGCAGGGCGTCACCAGCTACACCTACGGCCCGTTCAACACGCTGCGCACGGCCACGGATCCAGGCGGTGCGACGACGACGTGGACGCTCGATGCGCCCGGACGGTCGCGGAAGATAGAGGATCCCGACCGAGGACGACCGTGCTCGAGAACGATGTCTGGCGAGCTGGTCACCTCGACGGATGGGCTCGGCCGCGTCGTGAAGTTCGACGTTGACGAGCGCCGGCCGCGTCGAAACGCGCACGGACAAGCTTGGGGCGCAGCATCGACGACGACGTGGAAATGGGACACCGCGGCGCATGGCATTGGGCGATTGGAGACGGTGACGAGTCCAGATGCCATTCAATCGTTTTCGTACACGGCAAAGGGTCAGCCCGAAGCGAATGGTGAGACCGTCGATGGAGGCCTATTTGCCGCGCGTCAAACGTACGACGACGTCGGTCGCGTGAAGTCCATGGCGTACCCGCAGCCGCTCGGGAGGAACCGTTCGGCGTAATGTACGAGCACGACGAACATGGATTCCGTTGTAAGCGTACGCGAGAAAAACACAGGAAGCCTTCTGGACGCTCGAGGAAGTCGACGATGCCGGTCGAATCCAAAAGAACGATTCGGCAATGACGTCGAGACAACGCGAACGTATGATACCGACAAACAAACCCTCAAGGGTATCTCGACGACCCACGGCTCAAAGGACATCCAAAAGCTCTCGTATGCTTGGGATCAACGGCTCAACTTGAAGAGCCGCACGGATGCCCTTCAGCCGCAAACCAAGACGGAGCGGTTTCGGTACGACGCACTCGATCGCGTAACGTGCGCGTACTTTGGCGCGGTCGAGAGCCCGCTCGAGCCAAACATGGCGTCGTACGACTACGCATTGAATGGCAATTTAACGTTCACCCGGACGCGGGCACGTTGTTGTATAAGGACGCGAAGCATCCGCATGCCGTGGCGAACGAAAACAGCCCCAATGGCCCCAAGTACGGCTATGATGACGTTGGAAACCAAATCACGCGTCGGGCGGCATTTTTCGTGACGTACACGCCCTTCGATTTGCCGAAAACGATTACCAAAGGCGGAAAACGACTTCTTTCGGGTACGACGGAGACCAAAGGCGCATACGCAAAACGACGCCGACCGCGGAAACGCTCTACTTCGGCGACATGTTCGAGCAAGTGACGAGTTCTGCTGGCGTCGTCGAACGTCGCTATTACGTGCATTCACCGGAACGGGCGATCGCCGTGGTAACGCGAGGTGGTGCAGAGCCAGGAACGCGGTTTTTCCATGCCGACCATTTGGGCTCGATCGACGTCATCACGAAAGAAGACGGCACGATTGCGGAGCGGCGAAGCCACGATGCCTACGGGCAACGGCGAAATCCAGAATGGGGCAAGCCCTTCGGGAGCTTCACGAGCCGCACGACGCGCGGCTTCACGGGACACGAGGAAGACGAGGATTTAGGCCTCGTGAACATGAAAGGGAGGATCATGGATCCGCGTCTCGGGCGATTCACGACGACGGATCCGGTCATTGCGGACATTTGGAACGGGCAGACGCTCAACAGATACTCGTACGTCAATGGGAATCCGCTTGCATTCATCGATCCTACGGGTTTTTCGCCGCAGGAAGCGGAGCTGCCGGGCAAATGGGAAACCCATCTTTTGCCACCTGTGCACATTGGCCCAGAGAAAGATTCGTTCACCTATGGCGTTGAAATCAAAAAGCCAGGCGAATCGCCAAAGGATGCTGCCGAAGTGGGCGCCTACGTGCCTCCCATCGACGTGAGCACGACGGGAAATGGTGGCGAGGGTTTGCCGTACGAACCGACGCTACCCGAGCCGAAAAAGGGCAGTTTTCTCGACGGGGTGGGTGCGGGTTTGGGCGATTTTTGTTGATGATTTTTGGTCGCTCATTCCACTGACGCCATCGTGGTCGCGAAACACGGTCGACACGGTCGATCACATGATCACCGCCTACCAGCAGGGCGACGTCATTGATGCGTTCAACGTGATCAACCTCTGATGCCCGTGGCAAACATCTCGCTTGCCGTGGACAATGGCGACTGGTACACGGTCGGTCAGCAGGCAGTCGGCGTAGGGGTTGTGATACTCAGTATCGTCATCGCGAAGAAGGCGCCTGGTTTGAAAAAGGGCCAAAAACGACGAGAGAGGCCGCCAAGGGTAACAACTCCAGTGGGTGAGCTGCGTGCGGCCGGGTTTCAGAGATGCTCACCACGTGATCCAGGATGCCGCGGTGAAAAATCTGCCCGGCTACAATACGAATCCGGCGCCAGGAGTTCGGCTCGATGGTCCTGCACGTGTTCGTGGCACTCCACACACCCGACGAGGCCCGTGCAGCGTCAGGCCGGGGTGGAACCCACGCCGCAGAGCGAAGGATCGGCTACAAGGCGCTGCGTAAAGCTGGGATGTCCCCAGGGGAGGCGCGGCAGGCCATCCAAGAGGCGGATGGTTACTTCAGGAGTATTGGCGTGGAACCGTCTACACCCACAACAATTCCAGGCGATAGGAGATGACGATGAGCGCGAAAATTGAGGGCACAATGCGTGATATTATGAATCTGTTTGTCCGCAAGGACTACGTAGCCCTCGAAAAATTGAGCAATGGCGTACGACTCAAAGCATCCGAAATCGAAGAGGGCATTACCGAATATGGAAGGACCTCTTGTAGTTCCGCCCCGTAGCTATCTCCAAAATGTCGACGTTATCCTAATACGTGCATCCGTTCCACAGGAATACTCGATCCGATTTAATTTTTACACCATTGAGGAGGGTGAATCTGATCTGCAATTGCAGGCAACGTTAATCGACGATCCAACGACAGAACAGATGCGAGTAGAGATAGACGATATCCTTGTCCCATAACGCATGAAACCATGAGCAAAGAAACCTTGCGGTTGTCTGCTCGCACTATGCCGCACAGCGGGGCGAGAACAGCGCATTTGGGAACAACATCCAGAGGCAGATTTGAATCGAAAACAGCCCATAAGTCCCAAGAACCCACGGCGAGAAAAATACCTTCGGGCGGGCGATAGGCTATAAAGAGCAAAATGAAACGTCGATCCAAAGTCAATTACTCGAAGGGTACGGTTTTTCTGGTTCCGTTGCGCGGCGGGGGTTTTGCAAGGGGAGTCGTTGCGAGATTTGACGGCAAAGGGCTCGTGTTCGGATATTTCTTCGGACCCAAGTTGAATTCGCCAGAGGACGCAACGACACGCGGACTCGACCCGCGTCAGGCCGTGTACATTACCAAGTTCGGAGATCCCTCCGCTAAGAAATGGTGACTGGCCCCAGCTAGGCCAGGTCGAAAACTGGAATGACGATGAATGGCCAATGCCCCGTTGATTCGGGTCGATGAGTTTGCAGGCAGAGCCTTCTTTGTCGCATTACGATGATCGTACATTCGACTGCATTGACGAAGAGGAAGTCTCGCCTGCACTCGTAGCTCGATACCCATACGACGGAACCGACGGCGATCATGCGGCCGAGATCCGACTTTCGGAAGCTCCTGAATCAGTGAAAAGTGACAGTGGGGCTCGCTGAGAAAACGGAAAAAATCGTACGCTGGGCGCGTTAATGCGCTCGTAGCGGCCTGAATTTGCCAACTCCAAGTTTGTCGCCGAGGCCGGCGCCCAGAGGTCGAGCGGGGAGCGGATTTCGTTTAACAAAACGACTTGCATGCGCGTCCGAGTTTCGTTAAACGAAAACGGGATGGCACGTCCTTCCAGGGCTGAGGCACCTTCGACACGGATCATCGGCTTTCGTCTCACCGAAGAGGAGGAGAGTCGCCTTGATGGTTTCGTCGTGCAGTTCGGCCACAAAGACCGGTCGGCGTTGCTTCGCTCGTGGCTCGCGCAAAGGGCGCCGGATCCGAACGCCATCCGGTTCACGGAAGACGAAGAACGTCGGCTCGACGAGCTCGTTGCCGAGCAGGGGCACGCAGATCGAACCGCACTGCTTCGGTCGTGGCTCGACCAAAGGAAACCCAACCTGGAAGCCATTCTCACGCGCTGTGCATCCGAGGCGGCCGCGTTGTTTTGTTTGTGCTCGATGAAGCGAAACGGCGCGAATACCGAATATCTTGGAACGCGTATGGATTCAGGGTCAATGACAAGAATATTGCATGGAGCATGAGCTGCTCGGAACCGATTTATTCGGATCGATTTTCATCGACGCCGAATCCATCCGGAACAACGAATTGGCAACGGGATTGTGGGATTGGTACGGAGCGGACGGGCTTGTCGGTCAATTACCGAATCGAACGTCAATCGTGTGCGTGAACGAATCGCGCGAATCTTCGATTCGAGGATCGCCAAGACGCCGCAAAACAA from Polyangiaceae bacterium includes these protein-coding regions:
- a CDS encoding RHS repeat-associated core domain-containing protein; translated protein: MTSSAGVVERRYYVHSPERAIAVVTRGGAEPGTRFFHADHLGSIDVITKEDGTIAERRSHDAYGQRRNPEWGKPFGSFTSRTTRGFTGHEEDEDLGLVNMKGRIMDPRLGRFTTTDPVIADIWNGQTLNRYSYVNGNPLAFIDPTGFSPQEAELPGKWETHLLPPVHIGPEKDSFTYGVEIKKPGESPKDAAEVGAYVPPIDVSTTGNGGEGLPYEPTLPEPKKGSFLDGVGAGLGDFC